The following coding sequences lie in one Silene latifolia isolate original U9 population chromosome 5, ASM4854445v1, whole genome shotgun sequence genomic window:
- the LOC141656691 gene encoding pentatricopeptide repeat-containing protein At5g59600-like: MSLSTVPKYMGIFELFKRYKLSYDEVSLILQKCTKSKDSKLAKQIHGMLITNGSDLSQMSVDAKILGVYASCGNVGYARQLFDKMRTPNVFATNWMISVMAFNGYNSEAIGYFSFSRKLGNLPNKYTFSFVLKACVGLLDLNKGREVHAVINKMGCECETLVCNALIDMYGKCSKIEYGRRLFDWMPVRDVATWTSMISGYCNRGQLDEAVVLFKQMKLNGLEPNDFTWNALIAGFAQSGDRVRALELFSQMSEAGLGTDLVSWNALISGFGRSSQPVKALDFFGQMLVSGIKPNHVTVTGVLPVCGVIGSIKRGRELHGLIFRLALENNVYVANAVIDMYSKCGCVKSARNVFDITHVRNVALWNVIIGCLWRHGMVNDSLLLFEKMLEGGFRPNEVTLVSVLSACSHGGLVEKGMEIFRSMKEKYKVEAGKEHYGCVVDLLCRAGKVEEAHEIIKRMSMAPTESILGSFFNGCIIHGRRDLAEDVAKNLSEDDPQKTAALVTLSNIYAGEKKWQEVQNVRNIMKGKGFNKNPGFSSVERKKE, from the coding sequence ATGAGCTTGAGCACAGTGCCAAAATACATGGGAATATTTGAATTGTTTAAGAGATATAAATTATCATATGATGAGGTGAGTTTAATACTACAAAAGTGCACAAAATCAAAAGATTCAAAATTAGCCAAGCAAATTCATGGAATGCTGATAACAAATGGGAGTGATCTATCTCAGATGTCAGTAGATGCAAAGATTTTGGGTGTTTATGCAAGTTGTGGTAATGTAGGTTATGCACGCCAACTGTTCGATAAAATGCGAACCCCAAATGTTTTTGCTACTAATTGGATGATTTCAGTTATGGCATTTAATGGGTATAATTCTGAGGCAATTGGGTATTTTTCGTTTAGTCGGAAACTGGGAAATTTACCTAATAAGTATACGTTTTCGTTTGTTTTGAAAGCGTGTGTCGGTTTGTTGGATTTGAATAAGGGAAGGGAAGTTCATGCTGTGATAAATAAGATGGGTTGTGAGTGTGAGACTTTGGTTTGTAATGCTTTGATTGATATGTATGGTAAATGCAGTAAGATAGAGTATGGTAGGAGGCTTTTTGATTGGATGCCTGTAAGAGACGTAGCGACCTGGACGTCTATGATTTCTGGGTATTGTAATAGGGGGCAGCTTGATGAAGCAGTTGTGTTGTTTAAGCAAATGAAGTTGAATGGGTTGGAGCCAAATGATTTTACATGGAATGCGCTGATTGCGGGCTTTGCTCAGAGTGGAGATCGAGTAAGAGCTCTTGAGCTTTTCTCTCAAATGAGTGAAGCCGGGCTGGGCACTGACTTGGTTAGTTGGAATGCCCTGATTTCCGGTTTTGGTCGAAGCAGTCAGCCTGTTAAAGCTCTAGACTTTTTTGGACAGATGTTAGTTTCTGGAATCAAACCTAATCATGTGACTGTAACAGGGGTGCTTCCGGTATGTGGAGTAATAGGCTCAATTAAAAGAGGCAGGGAACTTCACGGCTTAATATTCAGGCTGGCCCTGGAGAACAATGTCTACGTTGCTAATGCTGTTATCGACATGTACTCGAAATGTGGGTGTGTTAAATCAGCTAGAAATGTATTTGACATTACTCATGTACGGAATGTTGCTTTATGGAATGTCATAATTGGATGCCTTTGGAGGCATGGCATGGTTAATGACTCTCTTCTATTGTTTGAAAAAATGCTCGAGGGAGGTTTTCGGCCAAATGAAGTAACTTTAGTTTCTGTTCTTTCTGCTTGCAGCCATGGAGGGTTAGTTGAAAAGGGTATGGAAATTTTTAGGTCCATGAAAGAAAAGTACAAGGTTGAGGCCGGTAAGGAGCACTATGGTTGTGTTGTTGACCTTTTATGCCGGGCAGGGAAAGTGGAAGAAGCTCATGAGATAATCAAGAGGATGTCCATGGCACCTACAGAGTCAATTCTCGGATCTTTCTTCAATGGATGCATAATCCATGGAAGAAGAGATCTTGCAGAAGACGTTGCCAAAAATCTATCAGAAGATGATCCTCAGAAGACTGCAGCATTGGTGACATTGTCAAACATATATGCAGGTGAAAAAAAGTGGCAGGAAGTTCAGAATGTGAGGAACATCATGAAGGGGAAGGGATTTAATAAAAATCCCGGTTTTAGTTcagttgaaagaaagaaagaatga